The following proteins come from a genomic window of Thermodesulfobacteriota bacterium:
- a CDS encoding porphobilinogen synthase, giving the protein LDENGYENVAIMSYSAKYASAFYGPFREAAESPPQFGDRKSYQMDPPNIREALREIELDIDEGADIVMVKPALPYLDVIKAARDEFDHPVAAYHVSGEYSMVKAAGKLGWIDEELVMMESLISIKRAGADLILTYFAKDAAKLLAKK; this is encoded by the coding sequence AGCTTGATGAGAACGGTTATGAGAATGTGGCAATAATGTCATATTCCGCAAAGTACGCATCAGCATTTTACGGCCCGTTTAGAGAAGCCGCTGAGTCTCCACCACAATTTGGTGATAGAAAAAGCTATCAGATGGACCCACCCAACATAAGAGAGGCTTTAAGGGAAATTGAGCTTGATATAGATGAGGGGGCTGACATTGTGATGGTCAAGCCTGCACTGCCCTATCTAGACGTTATCAAGGCCGCCAGAGATGAATTTGATCACCCTGTTGCCGCATATCATGTAAGTGGTGAGTACTCCATGGTTAAAGCCGCTGGGAAGCTTGGATGGATTGATGAGGAGCTTGTAATGATGGAGTCACTTATAAGTATTAAAAGAGCCGGTGCAGATTTAATTCTTACCTATTTTGCAAAAGACGCAGCTAAGCTCTTAGCCAAGAAATAA
- a CDS encoding HAD-IA family hydrolase yields the protein MKNQDINTVFFDAADTLFYIEKGLGNTYASVAKKHGADPDPKELRKAFSKAFSTAPPLAFGNVSPEDRAVLEKQYWRDIVETVYNEVGMFEGFDTHFDELFEVFRSEAWEIFPETKEVLSELKDKKYKLGIISNFDSRVYDVMNNLGITEYFDSFVISSEAGHAKPDPNIFHIALKDIGSEPKECIHIGDHIYNDFHGARSLGIRALVLDRENDYESIGDQHKIKNLNEVRLFLG from the coding sequence ATGAAGAACCAAGATATCAATACAGTATTCTTTGACGCTGCAGATACATTATTTTATATAGAAAAGGGACTTGGGAACACTTATGCTTCAGTAGCTAAGAAGCATGGCGCTGACCCTGATCCAAAGGAGCTCAGGAAAGCCTTTTCTAAAGCTTTTTCTACGGCTCCTCCGCTTGCATTTGGCAACGTAAGCCCGGAGGATAGGGCCGTACTTGAGAAACAGTATTGGAGGGATATTGTAGAAACTGTCTACAATGAAGTTGGAATGTTCGAAGGGTTTGACACACATTTCGACGAGCTATTTGAGGTTTTTAGAAGTGAGGCTTGGGAAATTTTCCCTGAGACTAAAGAAGTACTTTCAGAACTAAAAGACAAAAAGTATAAGCTAGGAATTATCTCAAATTTTGACTCACGTGTATATGACGTTATGAACAATCTTGGAATTACAGAGTACTTTGACAGTTTTGTAATCTCAAGCGAGGCAGGTCATGCAAAACCGGATCCAAATATATTTCATATCGCATTAAAAGATATTGGATCTGAACCTAAAGAGTGCATTCATATAGGGGATCATATCTACAATGATTTTCATGGCGCAAGATCTCTGGGAATACGTGCGCTGGTTTTAGATAGGGAAAATGACTACGAATCTATCGGTGATCAGCATAAGATAAAAAATCTTAATGAAGTTAGATTATTTCTTGGCTAA